In Podospora pseudocomata strain CBS 415.72m chromosome 4, whole genome shotgun sequence, the genomic stretch GTTCCTAGAACAAAAACGAAAGGGGAAATAAACCAAACCATCTAAACCGAATGagcaaaaaagcaaaaaaggCCCGGGGAAAAAATGGCTGGGAACGAGGATCAAGACCGAACCCAATACACCATCATATACGGCAGAACAAAAATGGGGAAATGGACGGCTCAAAGATGATgacagaagaaggaggtttgggggaaAGAGCTGGGCCTTTTTGTGTACGATACCACCGAAATTCTGCGCCATTGTACATTATCAATCCAAAAAacaaggagaaaaaaaacaccacatAGCATAACCGGCGCTTATTGGTTTGGGAGAGAGACTGCGTCAAATAGAGGAACGAGTCAATCTACCCATCTTCCCTAATGATACCATAGTTCAAGTATCATTTGGAACTCTTCGAGAATAGAAAGGGTCAAAAGATTAATGAATTTCAACAGCAGTTCTGTACCGCTTTGCTAAAGATAGTGATTGACTCCCCCCAGAAGCTCCGTCAGCTCAGTCACATATCTCTACAAAAGTAAGTCATATAAACTCCTAGTTTGatctttttccttttccataCCGTGTGATAAAGCAAGGGTGCTCTTGAACATGCCAAATGGAGATCTAACAATATACTCTCCTACGTCCTTCCAGATAGTACCAAATCATGAGCAAATCTCAGCGAGCAATTCTCTCAACATCCCACTCATCGCCAACCACGACCGTTTTAGGCTTCATGCGTTTCCTGCGAATCAATAATCGAGTCCTGATAATCCCCTATATTCCGATAGGTCTGCAGCTCTTGTGGCTGTGATGCTGTTGAGGGCACTTGTGGTCTTGACCAGAATCGTGGCTGCGATCTCAAGATAGGGAGACCGGATGCGTCTGTCTCGAGTGCAGGGGATAATGATCTACGGCGTCTTCGTATGCCATAGTCTTCTGCGTTTgcgggctggggctggcttGACGTCCATGAACCGGCGCTGTTTGGCAGCGGGGTCCTTTCTTCTGGGCTGGGTCTCTGAGGTCCTCCGAGTGTTGAACTGTTAGTTTGGCCAGCTGCCTGTAAGGCAGTCTGTCCTTGCTGAGGACCTGTTGACTTGGGTGGCTGATCTGGTGAGTCCGGTTCCAAACTGAGGGTTCTTGAGCCCCCTAGGGCAGAGATGGGGTGCTCATCAGGCGCTGCTAACGGAGTCGTCTTGCTTCGCGTGGCTCGAGAACCGCCGCTCGCTGGAGCCTTCCTCTTGGCCAGACGCTTTGTCGCTGGCTTGACAGTGGTGGCCACCGGTGTTGGCCGAGTTGGTGTCGGAATGTTTGGAACAATGTGCTGGATACCCAAAGGAGCCGGACTGGTGCCAGCCTCAGTAACGCCAGCAATGTTCTCTTGGCTCAACCTACCAGAGGAAGCGCTTCGGGTTACGCGCCTCAAGACTGACTtgggttggagagcttcCCTTCTTCGAATCTTCTCCTGGTCTACTGTTGGCGGAACCGGGTCCGGTTCGCTCATGGGGGTTCGGATAACAACTCGCCGTCTTTGGGATCCAGGATCATTCGATGGGCTGGAGAGAGGAGTGGCAGATGCACCACCCAGCAGCGTGCCGGGGCTCTCTCCCGTCAGGGATCCGGGGCTCCCAAGCAAAGTGGTACTATCgtccatgttggctgtttCTACCTCCACTCGCGGGCGTTCTTGACGAGAGATGGCAGCCTGCCCCGATGAGTCCTGTGATTGGGAATGCTCCGATGAAGGTTCCGTATTGAGCGCCTTTAGCCTCTGCGAGAGTGCAAGCTGGGCCAGTGTATGTAAGACGCAGGCTTTGATCTCCTCGACCTTCCCATGCGCAAACTGTTCTCTAATAGCATCCGTAGGGTGCCCATATTGCCGGGCCCAATCCATCAACCCGGAAGCCATAGCTTCGCACCGAACACGTTGATGATCACGCTCGCTTGATAGCTCAGCGACTGCCTTTCTCGCTGCATCTCTCTCAGCTTCCAGCGAAGTTACCCGAGCTTTCAGATCCTCAATCTGCTGACTACGCTCTGCCAAACGCTCTGTGGACTCTTGAATGACTCTGTTCTTGGTAGCTTCCTCAGCTGCCAGCATCCCTTTCAATGAATCCACTAGATGCGAGTTGCGCTCCCTTTCTTGCTCCTTCTCTTGAACAACCTTCTCCAGGTGCTGCTGGGCTTGCTCCAAGAATTTTGTCGTGTCGGCAACGACCCgttccatctcatctctgGCTTCGCGACGCGCGGTGTCAGATGCCTTCTGAACGGCCTCCAGAGTCGATTGTTGCCTTTCCTGaatcgcctcctccagcttcctgaCCTCGGTGATCAGCTTGTCCCTGTGCTTTTGTGTCTCGGCCAATAGCCTCTGATCTGCCGACATGGTGCGCTCCATATCAATGCGAGTTTCACTCTGAGCAGTTTCCGTGGCATTTCTGATCGCAGTCTGGTGCCGACTTTCATTCTCCTGAATTGTCCCCTTCAACATCTTGATTTCTCCAACCAAGGTATCTCTCTGTCTTTCAGTCTGCTGAAGCATCCTTCTGGTGTCTGCAATTATGCGTTCCATCTCAACTTTGACCTGGTTCCTCGCAGCTTCCGAAACCTGCTTGACGGTGATTTGGTTCGAGTGCTCCTGTTCCCGCAGGGCCtggttgagcttggagaCTTCGATGCCAAATGTTCGTACCTCAGCGGAGTATGTCTCTCCCTTAGACCTAAGCTTGTCTTCGAGCTCTCTGATCGTGGCGGTCTTTAACTCGACCTCATCGCTGAACTTTTCATTCTCGTCTTCCAGCCGAGAGCCAATAACCTTCAGACGCTGAATTTCTTCTTGATCATTGCCATGCTGACTTTCCATGGCAGAAATATTCTGTTGGAGTGCGTCGATACGCTCACTTTGTTCCCTGGACTTTTGCTGCAAGGTCACAATCTCTTGCTCGAGTGCTCCACAACgagccttcttctcttcaagAAGGGTGGACAGTacggccttctcctccgccttgaGCGCCAGTTGTTGACCCATTGTGTCGAATTGGCTATCAAGACGCTGCAGGACCCTCCATACCTGTGTTTCGATGCAAGTTGACAGCTGACTGGTGGCATCGCTCACAGACTCTCGAGATACCAGCATCACTTCGAGCTTGGCATTGATGCTGGAGGAGACCAGTCAGCAAGGACAAATACACGGATATGAATGAACCTACTCGTCGAGGCTTTTGGCTTGTGTCTCTCCCAGACTAGTCGTCAGTTCAGGTTGGCCGACCACTGTCTGCGATACCTTCTCCAGCTGACAGGAGATGGAATCCAACCACTCATTAGTTTCCTTCGCGGATTCCTCACGTCGAGAGGACTCCTCCGTAATCAGTTCTCCAATGTTGCAGAGAACTTCCTCATTCTTGGCGGCAAGCTTCTCGAACCTTTCCGATGAAGCTTGGATATCTTGTATTCTGGTAGACAAGCCACGAATTGTCTCCTGATCGCGGGCAATCTGATGATCCTTCTCTTCAACCTGTTGTGTTAGAGTACGTATTTTTTCGTACACTACAGAAAGTCAGCCAGTAATCATGGATGTAAGATGGTTTAGAGACCCACGCTCGGAAGACTCTCTCTTGTTCTGAGCAATGTCCTGATGCACTCGTTCCATGAGCGCTTTGCGAACTTTTTCGCCTTTCTGGGCAACTGCCTCTGCCTCGGATATCCTGGCTGATGCAATGTTGCGCACTTCGGTGATCGTCTCCTCACACCGCGACTTGGTGTCATTGTACAGAGCTCGCTGTTCTTCAATAATACTGTTGCATCGAGATTTGAACGCAGCAAACTTTTCTGCCAGCGTTGTGTTTTGCTGCTCAAAGTTCTCAAGCTTGGTGTGCAATTCCACAATGCGAGCATCTTTTTCAGCTTCAGATGCTTGAAGATTCTCTATCTCCTTGGACTTCTCGATGCTTCGTGCAACAAGAGCGGAGgactcctccgccgccctctccagctccagcttcaGGGACTTGATACTCTCGCGGTAGCGTTCCCGTTGCTTCAGCAAGGCGGTCTCCTGATCCATATTGAACTCGTTGAGCACTTCAGCCATGTTACTGGCAAATTTGTGGCGCACACGGACGGTTTGTTGCTTCAGCTCAGGGCTGGATGTGACGGACTTGGCTGATGATTTCTCTGACCTAAGGAAATGTTGATGCTGGGCCTTTCTTGTGTCCGGTGCATCTCTGCGTCTTGATATGTTTGAACTGTGCGACTGAGCACGTACATTCCGCATGGATTCATCCACCTTTCGCATGGTTTCTGCCTTCCTGCTTGCTGAGTTCGTCTTTCGAAATGGTTTGATGGCTGGCTGCATTCGGTGTCGATGGGCCGGCCGATCACCCGGGTGTCGGTGGCTGCGAGACCCTCGAGAGCTGCGAGAATCACCTGTGGTGTGCTTTGGAGCCGAAGGATGGATAGGTGTCTTCTTCACTTGGGGTGTTACCTGCGGCGATGAAATTGCGAAATCACTCGGCAACGGATGATGTTGTGGAACATATTGATCAGGCATCTCGGCGTAGTACTCCGCATTGTTATCGAAACCGTAGTCTTCGTCATCATATCCCGGGTCGGTAGCCATTGCGTTGAGCTTGACAGGTGAGGTGACATCAATAATTGAAGGTTCGGCACCATGGACAGTGCTCACTGCGTCCTCAACATATGCTGGCTGAGGATACGTCACATGAGCAGTTGAGACCTTGGGAGAAGGCAGATCGGGAAACGGGTGTGGTTGAAATGGCGGGTGTGGCGAGGGTTGTTTGGGCCCGTGGGAAGCTGGATCATTGTTGCGAAAGTCACCGTTATCAGGGAACGGACGAAAGCTCTGGATAGGGGATACTCTTCGGGCGTCCAATGGGTTGGGAATGACCCTATTCCGTCGGTTGCGGCCAGAGAACCGCGTTAGTCCGGGCTTCCCTTCGATGGTAGGGAACTTGGGTATATGAGCCTGCGGAGGGGCTTTGATATGCTGTTCATGTAGGCCAGTCGGCGTGGTTGGCTTTCCAGGAGAGCGTGCTGTAAACCGGTTGGGGACGACAGTGACAGGAGGGCCGTATGAGAAACTCTTGGTGGCATCTGGCTCGGTGGAAGGGTCTTCCGGGATCTGCGGAAGCTTACCGTTCTCGATATCAGTCAAATCAACGATGTTCTTGGGATTGGCTGGCTTCTCTGCTGATAGCGTTGGCTCCGTATTCGGGGACTGTCCGTCGTTCGGGGAGCTGTCAAATGGTTTCCGGGTCATCTGGCCACGCCCGTGGGATGTATCGAATTCGGTGGGAAAAGGCTGCtccatggtgttgatggtgtctGGGAAACGAGAAGGGTGTTGGATTGGCCAGCAAGTCCTAAGGCCTGATACATCCAGTCAAGAGGAGGACTCCAGGCCCAGCACAGAAATTAGTAGGGAGTATGTTACACAGATGATGTACTCAAGAGTGAGAAAGGGGTCAAATGGCGATTGTCTCCTGCATGGATGATACCGCCCAGGCTTGTGGATTGTTGACGCCGTTGATTGACAGTTGCACTCTGGATGAGCGAATGGAAGGGGGACATGGAAGAATTTGGCAGAGGCAAAATTGAACAAGAGCGTGACTTCCTTCAGTAGCCTCTTGCCTGTCCCTGCACTTCAAGTTGTCGTGCCTTCCCAGCAGGGAGACCGGAGCTCGGGCGACCCCCGCCATCGGACCCTTTTTCTGCCTGAAACTTCGGGAAGCCATGAAATATGTATTCCGGTGGCATTTAATAAATCAAGAAAAACTTCCAAGTCCGATGCCATATTTGCGCTGTGAGGTCGAAGGCGGCAGAATGAGTGGTCTGGTGTGAGGTAAGGACTTGAGATACAATCAGAACTCATCTCCGAGGCAAGTTGGTTATTTCCCACGATCGATAGTTAGAGTTATTCTCTGTTCACGAGGTTATGGATGAGGGAGTTCATAGACAGTTTACCCCTGAACCATGATGCTCCCCCCCTGATTTTGCACCTctcgaaaagaaaacaaacgGGCGGCGTTGACAGGGAAATGATAGTGGGGTAACGCCAAGGGGCATGTTCGACAATGTTGCCGAAAATAGAACCATGCTTGTCAACCCTCTTCCTTCATGCCATCTGCAACAGCAAGAGAGTGTCCCGGAAAACCTAAAACTTCATGTTTCTTTGACGGTCTGTCGAAGCGCTCATGGAAGCCCAGTAGACTGTTTGCCGCCGGGAATCCTACCAAGCCCGACAGCCCCGACTCTGAAGCAAAGCGGCAAACGACACACTCTCCAGCCACAGACCCAGTCCTTCTTATTCCAAAAATGcgacaagaacaacaccacagTCAGCACTGGATTCTCGTGATgagagcaaaaagaaaaaaaagttgaACAGAATGTGAGGTTCGGATAAGAGTGAGGGGTACACTGTGACAAGCAGCCATCACTACCACCTCTTCAAGTGAGCTATTGGTGTGATATGCCAAGGCTCTTTACAGCATCACACATGCCTTGGTGACATCCAGTCAAAAGACAGCATCTCGATAGGTGTGATGTGATTTGGAGCGGGTTTCTACACAGAGAATGGCATGATTTGATCGCTCACATTTAGCACAAGGTAGGTACATAGAGCCATCTATGCGAACCGTTCAGCAAAATCGACTTTGGTCTCACTTCAACATCGCAGGCTTGCGGTCTCAATTGACGTTATCCATCAACCACGCCTCATATTCAGgtaccatcaccatcaccatgcaAGATCTCGCCCTGCAATTGCCACCACTATGCACATGTGCCCAAACGGCGCTtcgttttcttttccttttcttcacGAGGGTGAAGTCCCTCGAGCGCTCGAGCCGCCCACCCCTCTTGCccattccctcctcccattcgTCGGCCCATCGATCtccccctgagcccctgtcacctcttcccaccctACAGCCCGCCAAGACATCCAAAAGACCAGGGTCCAGGCTACAAGCCCGGGCGCTTGCAAGTCCAATGAGATGCAACCTTTACTTTGAAACCTTCCGATATGCATGTCAGTTGCTATACAAAGCCCTCTGTGCTTCGCAAGTGCCGAGTGAGTTCACCTCCCATGTGGGGAAACTCCAGTTCACTACCAGGGGAGTTATGCAGCAGGCGTCACAgtcacctcttcctctccttgcGTAGTGAGGAAGAACTGATAGGTGATAGGTGATAGGTGATAGGTAGCGAgaaaagggtggtggtgttcatGCTATAATACCAAAATCCCCATCCTATACAGGACAAGTGATGGAAGGTCGATCTCTGCttggccccctcccccccgtcTTCCACCCAAGCACCCCTGATGTCTCTTCCCGCCGTCGTCGGGCAGTGTGTTGCTGCTCAGTCCTAAATACCGGCCCCTACCCTCACTAAGCCGCACACCTGCGGCGCTTccgcctttttttcttttcttccccttctcatATTCTGGTGTTTGTACAATCCCGGCTGCTGCCTTTTCTTTCCAATCTATCTAGTTCTGTGAATAACCTCATCTATCCAACTCTCGCGCTGCTGGTCGCGCATTTCATACCTCCCTCCCGAAACCGAGATAGTTCTTTTGAGAAGACACGAACAACAGCGGAGCAAAAGCACAACAGCAAATATGGCACCCCACCCTCAAACAGAcaactcccccttccccctaaCCCCGACCGAAGACGACGTCGCCGGCCACGGCACCCCAGACGATGGCTCCCTCGCCGGCGCGAGCGGCACCTCCTCAGgcggcatcaccatctctAGGGGTGCCCTCGTAGCCatcatcgttgtcgtcgtcgtggttgcTTTAGCAGGGAGCATGTTTCCCCTTTCctcaccccaaccccccccttttctgaTCATCACTAACATCTCCCGCAGTCGCCTCCTCAGTCCTCTTCTACGTCGCCAAAAAGCGCGAGTGGACCGTCAAGGAAACGATTCGCCGTTCCGCAAGAAAGGTCGTCACCGCCCTCACCCCACGCCGCTCCGAGTTCCCTCGCAGCGTCAAAGAAGGCGGCGGGAGCAGGAACGGAAGGGTAAAGCTCGATGACGTCCCGCCTACCCCTAGACTTACGCCTGAACGCCTGGAAGATTTGGAAAAGGGGCtcgaggggaagaagaggaataAAAAGTCAAACTTTAGCCGGAAGTAGAGGTCAGGCGTAGGGAGGGATGAGGCgatgtgagagagagggatAGAGAAGGAGTAGCTGGGATTATGAGGCGGGTAGACGATGATTCGGGAAAGGGTTATGGTTGGACAAGGAACGGATTTCGACACCATTTTGCATCATGAGGCTCTCACTCGATGCAAACAACAGACAGATATCATGTACCAATATCGCTTGTATAataaacaacaacagctATAAAACCTCAGGGTATCTGACCATCTACATTTTCCGGAACAC encodes the following:
- a CDS encoding hypothetical protein (EggNog:ENOG503P7Q9), coding for MAPHPQTDNSPFPLTPTEDDVAGHGTPDDGSLAGASGTSSGGITISRGALVAIIVVVVVVALAGIASSVLFYVAKKREWTVKETIRRSARKVVTALTPRRSEFPRSVKEGGGSRNGRVKLDDVPPTPRLTPERLEDLEKGLEGKKRNKKSNFSRK
- the PaME4 gene encoding Coiled-coil putative protein (EggNog:ENOG503P94I); this translates as MEQPFPTEFDTSHGRGQMTRKPFDSSPNDGQSPNTEPTLSAEKPANPKNIVDLTDIENGKLPQIPEDPSTEPDATKSFSYGPPVTVVPNRFTARSPGKPTTPTGLHEQHIKAPPQAHIPKFPTIEGKPGLTRFSGRNRRNRVIPNPLDARRVSPIQSFRPFPDNGDFRNNDPASHGPKQPSPHPPFQPHPFPDLPSPKVSTAHVTYPQPAYVEDAVSTVHGAEPSIIDVTSPVKLNAMATDPGYDDEDYGFDNNAEYYAEMPDQYVPQHHPLPSDFAISSPQVTPQVKKTPIHPSAPKHTTGDSRSSRGSRSHRHPGDRPAHRHRMQPAIKPFRKTNSASRKAETMRKVDESMRNVRAQSHSSNISRRRDAPDTRKAQHQHFLRSEKSSAKSVTSSPELKQQTVRVRHKFASNMAEVLNEFNMDQETALLKQRERYRESIKSLKLELERAAEESSALVARSIEKSKEIENLQASEAEKDARIVELHTKLENFEQQNTTLAEKFAAFKSRCNSIIEEQRALYNDTKSRCEETITEVRNIASARISEAEAVAQKGEKVRKALMERVHQDIAQNKRESSELYEKIRTLTQQVEEKDHQIARDQETIRGLSTRIQDIQASSERFEKLAAKNEEVLCNIGELITEESSRREESAKETNEWLDSISCQLEKVSQTVVGQPELTTSLGETQAKSLDDINAKLEVMLVSRESVSDATSQLSTCIETQVWRVLQRLDSQFDTMGQQLALKAEEKAVLSTLLEEKKARCGALEQEIVTLQQKSREQSERIDALQQNISAMESQHGNDQEEIQRLKVIGSRLEDENEKFSDEVELKTATIRELEDKLRSKGETYSAEVRTFGIEVSKLNQALREQEHSNQITVKQVSEAARNQVKVEMERIIADTRRMLQQTERQRDTLVGEIKMLKGTIQENESRHQTAIRNATETAQSETRIDMERTMSADQRLLAETQKHRDKLITEVRKLEEAIQERQQSTLEAVQKASDTARREARDEMERVVADTTKFLEQAQQHLEKVVQEKEQERERNSHLVDSLKGMLAAEEATKNRVIQESTERLAERSQQIEDLKARVTSLEAERDAARKAVAELSSERDHQRVRCEAMASGLMDWARQYGHPTDAIREQFAHGKVEEIKACVLHTLAQLALSQRLKALNTEPSSEHSQSQDSSGQAAISRQERPRVEVETANMDDSTTLLGSPGSLTGESPGTLLGGASATPLSSPSNDPGSQRRRVVIRTPMSEPDPVPPTVDQEKIRRREALQPKSVLRRVTRSASSGRLSQENIAGVTEAGTSPAPLGIQHIVPNIPTPTRPTPVATTVKPATKRLAKRKAPASGGSRATRSKTTPLAAPDEHPISALGGSRTLSLEPDSPDQPPKSTGPQQGQTALQAAGQTNSSTLGGPQRPSPEERTPLPNSAGSWTSSQPQPANAEDYGIRRRRRSLSPALETDASGLPILRSQPRFWSRPQVPSTASQPQELQTYRNIGDYQDSIIDSQETHEA